The Frondihabitans australicus genome includes a region encoding these proteins:
- the trpD gene encoding anthranilate phosphoribosyltransferase, with the protein MTDELTWPRLLDALLEGSDLSIAEATWAMEQVMTGAATPSQLAAFLVALRAKGETVDEIVGFRDAILAHALPLDVDSMAVDIVGTGGDRFGTVNVSTMASIVVAACGVPVIKHGNRAASSASGASDVLGALGVDLTRDPARVAEVLDEVGLTFAFAAAFHPGFKHAAVTRREIGVPTVFNFLGPLTNPARPEASAVGVSNATKIPLLVGVFQTRGATALVFRGDDGLDELTTTGHSHIWEVSAGSVTEHDFDPLELGIPRARIDDLLGGDAAHNAEVARRTLAGETGPVRDIVLLNAAAGLVSFALAQDPTQRERPIIARFAEQLEIARKAIDDGSATAKLDAWVAATQR; encoded by the coding sequence ATGACCGACGAGCTCACCTGGCCCCGCCTCCTCGACGCTCTCCTGGAGGGGAGCGACCTCTCGATCGCCGAGGCCACCTGGGCGATGGAGCAGGTCATGACCGGCGCTGCGACTCCGTCGCAGCTCGCGGCATTCCTGGTCGCGCTGCGCGCCAAGGGCGAGACGGTCGACGAGATCGTGGGGTTCCGCGACGCGATCCTGGCGCACGCGCTTCCGCTCGACGTGGACTCGATGGCGGTCGACATCGTCGGCACGGGCGGCGACCGCTTCGGCACGGTGAACGTGTCGACGATGGCGTCCATCGTCGTCGCGGCGTGCGGTGTGCCGGTCATCAAGCACGGCAATCGCGCGGCCAGCTCAGCCTCCGGTGCTTCCGACGTGCTGGGCGCCCTGGGCGTCGACCTCACGCGCGATCCGGCGCGTGTCGCCGAGGTGCTCGACGAGGTCGGGCTCACCTTCGCCTTCGCGGCGGCCTTCCACCCCGGCTTCAAGCACGCGGCCGTGACGCGGCGCGAGATCGGCGTGCCGACCGTCTTCAACTTCCTGGGTCCGCTGACCAACCCGGCACGGCCCGAGGCCAGCGCCGTCGGCGTGTCGAACGCGACCAAGATCCCCCTCCTCGTCGGGGTCTTCCAGACCCGTGGCGCGACCGCCCTCGTGTTCCGCGGCGACGACGGCCTCGACGAGCTCACGACCACGGGGCACAGCCACATCTGGGAGGTGTCGGCGGGGTCCGTGACCGAGCACGACTTCGACCCGCTCGAGCTCGGCATCCCGCGCGCCCGGATCGACGACCTCCTCGGCGGCGACGCCGCCCACAACGCCGAGGTCGCCCGCCGCACGCTGGCCGGCGAGACGGGCCCGGTGCGCGACATCGTGCTGCTCAACGCGGCCGCGGGGCTGGTGTCGTTCGCGCTGGCGCAGGATCCCACGCAGCGCGAACGCCCGATCATCGCGCGGTTCGCGGAGCAGCTCGAGATCGCACGGAAGGCGATCGATGACGGCAGCGCTACGGCGAAGCTCGACGCGTGGGTGGCGGCCACGCAGCGCTAG
- a CDS encoding cytochrome c oxidase subunit 3: MAFVTSTPLSRTSGAPVVNRPSTAAVGTIVWLGSEVMFFAGLFAIYFTLRSTSPVLWASQSAKLDVPFAAFNTVTLVLSSFTCQFGVFAAERMQGKRTGKLFQVSQWGMVEWLFLTYAMGATFVSLQMYEYTNLVADHVTLQSSAYGSAFYLTTGFHAAHVTGGLIAFLFIIGRAYAVKNFGHREATSAIVVSYYWHFVDVVWIGLFLVIYILK, encoded by the coding sequence ATGGCTTTTGTGACAAGTACCCCCCTCTCGAGAACCTCAGGTGCTCCGGTCGTCAACCGGCCGAGCACCGCTGCCGTCGGCACCATCGTCTGGCTCGGGAGCGAGGTGATGTTCTTCGCCGGCCTGTTCGCGATCTACTTCACCCTCCGCAGCACCTCGCCGGTGCTCTGGGCATCACAGTCGGCCAAGCTCGACGTGCCTTTCGCGGCGTTCAACACGGTCACGCTGGTCCTCTCCAGCTTCACCTGCCAGTTCGGCGTCTTCGCGGCCGAGCGCATGCAGGGCAAGCGCACGGGCAAGCTGTTCCAGGTCTCGCAGTGGGGCATGGTCGAGTGGCTCTTCCTCACCTATGCCATGGGCGCCACGTTCGTCTCGCTGCAGATGTACGAGTACACCAACCTCGTCGCCGACCACGTCACGCTGCAGTCCAGCGCGTACGGCTCGGCCTTCTACCTCACCACCGGGTTCCACGCCGCGCACGTGACCGGCGGTCTCATCGCCTTCCTGTTCATCATCGGTCGTGCCTACGCGGTCAAGAACTTCGGTCACCGCGAGGCGACCAGCGCGATCGTGGTCTCGTACTACTGGCACTTCGTCGACGTCGTGTGGATCGGCCTCTTCCTGGTCATCTACATCCTCAAATAG
- a CDS encoding c-type cytochrome, protein MISKNSASKSVTKTAGTKRKRSGRRSPLATVSLILVGLLTTGGAYALFTSTANADSGTTATTASSSQSAVNQGEKLFNANCATCHNINGSGTKAGPSLIGVGAAAVDFQVGTGRMPAAANGPQALEKPVAFTNSQIQELAAYVASLGTGPAEPSSKYLQANGNAAKGAELFRINCAMCHNVAGAGGALTEGKFAPSLKGVSAKHIYEAMLTGPQNMPVFNDLNIKPQEKADIITYLKYLEKNPSPGGFELGSLGPVSEGLFIWIFGLGAIVAVTVWLTAKSN, encoded by the coding sequence ATGATTTCGAAAAACTCCGCCTCGAAGAGCGTCACGAAGACGGCCGGCACGAAGCGCAAGCGCTCCGGCCGCCGCTCCCCCCTGGCGACCGTCTCGCTGATCCTGGTCGGCCTGCTCACCACCGGCGGCGCCTACGCGCTGTTCACCTCGACCGCGAACGCCGACTCCGGCACGACGGCCACGACCGCCTCGTCGTCGCAGAGCGCCGTGAACCAGGGCGAGAAGCTCTTCAACGCGAACTGCGCCACCTGCCACAACATCAACGGGTCCGGCACCAAGGCCGGTCCCAGCCTCATCGGCGTGGGCGCCGCGGCGGTCGACTTCCAGGTCGGCACGGGTCGCATGCCCGCCGCCGCCAACGGCCCGCAGGCGCTCGAGAAGCCGGTCGCGTTCACCAACAGCCAGATCCAGGAGCTCGCGGCATACGTCGCCTCGCTGGGCACCGGCCCCGCCGAGCCCTCCTCGAAGTACCTGCAGGCGAACGGCAACGCCGCCAAGGGTGCCGAGCTGTTCCGCATCAACTGCGCCATGTGCCACAACGTCGCGGGTGCCGGCGGCGCCCTGACCGAGGGCAAGTTCGCCCCGTCGCTCAAGGGCGTCTCGGCCAAGCACATCTACGAGGCCATGCTCACCGGCCCGCAGAACATGCCCGTCTTCAACGACTTGAACATCAAGCCGCAGGAGAAGGCGGACATCATCACGTACCTCAAGTACCTCGAGAAGAACCCGTCCCCGGGTGGATTCGAGCTGGGCAGCCTCGGCCCCGTGTCCGAGGGCCTGTTCATCTGGATCTTCGGTCTGGGCGCGATCGTGGCCGTCACCGTCTGGCTGACCGCGAAGTCCAACTAG
- a CDS encoding ubiquinol-cytochrome c reductase iron-sulfur subunit: MADHDDENPEAGSAVAHHEPRQISSGTAVIPTEQFENPGEPPHRPRVTDKDPQEEKRAERQVSFLFFLSVIFSCLAVAAYIAFPITPGDTHSIRLNNLFLGLGISLGLLSIGIGAVHWSKTLMPSRELTEMRHLTRGSEPTRQKAAEVFELGNKESGFGRRALIRNSLFGALVAFILPGVVIFRDLGPKTDPNVVLKHTLWKKGMHLTIDPTGTRIKASDVTLGSVFHVIPENLLTSEDMLEEKAKAAVLLMRLKPEDLHEPAGRENWQYNGIVAYSKICTHVGCPVALYEQQTHHLLCPCHQSTFDVTENCKVIFGPASRPLPQLPIMVDDEGYLVAQSDFHEPVGPSFWERDK; encoded by the coding sequence ATGGCAGATCACGACGACGAGAACCCGGAAGCGGGCTCGGCTGTCGCTCATCACGAGCCTCGTCAGATCTCATCCGGCACCGCGGTCATCCCGACCGAGCAGTTCGAGAACCCGGGCGAGCCGCCGCACCGCCCCCGCGTCACCGACAAGGACCCCCAGGAGGAGAAGCGCGCCGAGCGCCAGGTCTCGTTCCTGTTCTTCCTCTCGGTCATCTTCAGCTGCCTCGCGGTCGCGGCCTACATCGCCTTCCCGATCACGCCGGGCGACACGCACTCGATCCGCCTGAACAACCTGTTCCTCGGCCTCGGCATCTCGCTGGGCCTGCTCTCCATCGGAATCGGCGCGGTCCACTGGTCCAAGACGCTGATGCCGTCCCGCGAGCTCACCGAGATGCGCCACCTGACGCGCGGCTCCGAGCCGACGCGCCAGAAGGCCGCCGAGGTCTTCGAGCTCGGCAACAAGGAGTCGGGCTTCGGCCGTCGCGCGCTGATCCGCAACAGCCTCTTCGGCGCGCTGGTCGCCTTCATCCTGCCCGGCGTCGTGATCTTCCGCGACCTCGGCCCGAAGACCGACCCGAACGTCGTCCTCAAGCACACGCTCTGGAAGAAGGGCATGCACTTGACGATCGACCCCACGGGGACGAGGATCAAGGCCTCCGACGTGACGCTCGGCTCGGTGTTCCACGTGATCCCCGAGAACCTGCTCACGTCCGAAGACATGCTGGAAGAGAAAGCCAAGGCCGCCGTTCTCCTCATGCGTCTCAAGCCGGAGGATCTCCACGAGCCGGCCGGTCGCGAGAACTGGCAGTACAACGGAATCGTTGCCTATTCGAAGATCTGCACGCACGTCGGGTGCCCCGTGGCCCTCTACGAGCAGCAGACGCACCACCTCCTCTGCCCCTGCCACCAGTCCACGTTCGACGTGACCGAGAACTGCAAGGTCATCTTCGGCCCAGCGAGCCGCCCGCTGCCGCAGCTGCCGATCATGGTCGACGACGAGGGCTACCTCGTGGCGCAGAGCGACTTCCACGAACCTGTGGGCCCGAGCTTCTGGGAGCGCGACAAGTGA